One stretch of Acholeplasma laidlawii PG-8A DNA includes these proteins:
- the rpoC gene encoding DNA-directed RNA polymerase subunit beta', which translates to MAKNEVLSLPVDSLKLSQTALDRLKLSGISRLEDFNTFNLKELQMLLSDSFNEVLPTLIYYKLPRDVRDLSLSDEVVSVLETAGIKDLEALTKYDKSTLYHVFKDDEFLLKEINDLFELYHEEKLSTLNVATEVFEEVALPQEVSVEDRVNKIIQPIRKTYGSKAFTHFKVRLASPDEIRNWSYGEVINHETINYRTSKPEPGGLFDERIFGPTRDYQCACGKKQTVNKGQICPKCGIEITESKVRRERMGHINLEAPVVHTWYLKNSPSRLAILLGIKAKQLEEVVYHASYIVTDPGQNTPLAKKQILSEQDYSLLVEEYGSRFTALTGAEAVKKLLQDLDLDKEVKNLRKRLKTSSKQKRDRIIKRLDVVEAFNQSDNKPEWMVMDVIPVIPPDLRPMVPLDGGRFATTDLNDLYRRILNRNNRLKKQKEQMAPRLITKNEKRMLQEAVDALFDNAKRGKKAAVERNRHLKSLSDLLRGKQGRFRQNLLGKRVDYSGRSVIIVGPDLEMYQCGIPREMAITLFKPFILRELQLTHGAEKKNANAKYERRDDDTWRALEKVVREHPVLLNRAPTLHRLGIQAFEVKLIDGKAIRLHPLVTPAFNADFDGDQMAVHLPLSPEAQAEARLLMLASNNILNPRDGKPVVTPSQDMVLGNYYLTIEESKDRNFGDDLERTKKHQEKHRHEGKFFSSIDEVKIAYENKDISLHTRIIIKPESVKDTFTVEQKNMYLVTTLGKIIFNEILPETFPYVNEPTMSNLSEKTPDIYFIKKGVNPKDALKHIPTPEPFKKRFLSMVIAQVFKLFHISETSRMLDKLKDLGFKYSTVAGITISYADINVYSKKKEMVEATEEEINEIEEWFEDGLLTDSERRKLVIDKWTNVKNEIQSGIMKEFDKDNNIFMMSDSGARGNVSNFTQLVGMRGLMSNPKGETIEVPVQSSFREGLTVSEFFISTHGARKGSTDTALKTAESGYLTRRLVDVSQDVIIVEDDCGSSHGVYVEAIKDESGKEIVPLYDRIYGRFAAHDIISPKTGEVFVKRNELITEEIGLAIVKSGMQKVEIRSIMTCTSSHGICAKDYGINLATNQFVEVGEAIGVVAAQSIGEPGTQLTMRTFHTGGVAAGADITQGLPRIQELFEARNPKGKATISEVEGKVKDISRRGGSISITITDTQGTEYKYTLDPNIEALVKKGQDVVAGQKLSSGSINPKELLRVTDVKTASNYILEEVQKVYRAQGVEISDKHVEVIIRQMLRRIMVIIEGDTNILPGTEVSIDEFKRENKEVLKNRGRLAVGRPILLGITRASLRSDSFLSAASFQETTRILTDAAIRSKKDELHGLKENVIIGGLIPAGTGILQEKFFHYDQPEDKKPIYDDFE; encoded by the coding sequence ATGGCTAAGAACGAAGTATTATCCTTACCTGTAGATTCTTTAAAATTAAGTCAAACTGCATTAGATAGATTAAAACTATCTGGTATTAGTCGTTTAGAAGATTTCAATACATTTAACTTAAAAGAACTTCAAATGTTATTGAGTGATTCTTTTAATGAAGTCCTTCCAACATTAATTTATTACAAATTACCAAGAGATGTAAGAGATTTATCATTATCAGATGAAGTTGTTTCAGTACTTGAAACAGCAGGTATTAAAGATTTAGAAGCATTAACAAAATATGACAAATCTACACTTTATCATGTGTTTAAAGACGATGAGTTCTTATTAAAAGAAATCAACGATTTATTTGAACTATATCACGAAGAAAAATTATCTACTCTTAATGTAGCAACAGAAGTTTTTGAAGAAGTAGCACTTCCTCAAGAGGTATCTGTTGAAGACAGAGTAAATAAGATCATTCAACCAATTCGTAAAACATATGGTTCTAAAGCATTTACGCACTTTAAAGTGAGACTTGCAAGTCCAGATGAAATTAGAAACTGGTCTTATGGTGAAGTTATTAACCATGAAACTATTAACTATAGAACATCAAAACCTGAACCAGGTGGACTATTTGATGAAAGAATTTTTGGACCTACAAGAGATTACCAATGTGCTTGTGGTAAGAAACAAACTGTAAACAAAGGCCAAATTTGTCCAAAATGTGGTATTGAAATTACAGAGTCTAAAGTACGTCGTGAACGTATGGGACATATTAACTTAGAAGCACCTGTTGTGCATACATGGTACTTAAAGAACTCTCCTTCAAGATTAGCTATCCTATTAGGCATTAAAGCTAAACAATTAGAAGAAGTTGTTTACCATGCAAGTTATATTGTGACTGACCCAGGTCAAAACACACCACTAGCTAAAAAACAAATCTTATCCGAACAAGACTATTCTTTACTTGTTGAAGAATATGGTTCAAGATTTACAGCGCTTACTGGTGCTGAAGCGGTTAAAAAATTACTTCAAGATCTAGATTTAGATAAAGAAGTTAAAAATTTAAGAAAACGTCTTAAAACAAGTTCTAAACAAAAACGTGATCGTATTATTAAACGTTTAGATGTTGTTGAAGCATTTAACCAATCAGACAATAAACCTGAGTGGATGGTTATGGATGTTATTCCAGTCATTCCACCAGATTTACGTCCAATGGTTCCACTAGATGGTGGTAGATTTGCTACAACTGACCTTAACGACTTATATAGAAGAATCTTAAACAGAAACAACCGTTTAAAGAAACAAAAAGAACAAATGGCGCCTCGTTTAATTACTAAGAACGAAAAGCGTATGTTACAAGAAGCAGTAGATGCATTATTCGATAACGCGAAACGCGGTAAGAAGGCTGCTGTTGAACGTAACCGCCACTTAAAATCATTATCTGATTTACTACGTGGTAAACAAGGTCGTTTCCGTCAAAACTTATTAGGAAAACGTGTGGACTACTCTGGACGTTCAGTTATTATTGTTGGTCCAGACTTAGAGATGTACCAATGTGGTATTCCTCGTGAAATGGCAATTACATTATTTAAACCATTTATCTTACGTGAATTACAACTAACACATGGTGCAGAAAAGAAAAATGCAAACGCTAAATACGAAAGACGCGATGACGACACATGGCGTGCACTTGAAAAAGTTGTACGTGAGCACCCAGTATTACTAAACCGTGCGCCAACGCTACATAGACTTGGTATTCAAGCATTCGAAGTGAAATTAATTGATGGTAAAGCGATTCGTCTACACCCACTTGTTACACCTGCGTTTAACGCGGACTTTGACGGGGACCAAATGGCGGTTCACTTACCACTATCACCAGAAGCTCAAGCAGAAGCAAGATTATTAATGCTTGCATCTAACAACATCTTAAACCCTAGAGATGGTAAACCAGTTGTTACACCATCTCAAGATATGGTTTTAGGTAACTATTACCTAACTATTGAAGAATCTAAAGATCGTAATTTTGGTGATGATCTTGAAAGAACTAAGAAACACCAAGAAAAGCATCGCCATGAAGGTAAGTTCTTCTCATCTATTGATGAAGTTAAGATTGCTTATGAGAATAAAGATATTTCTTTACATACAAGAATTATCATTAAACCAGAATCAGTTAAAGACACATTTACAGTAGAACAAAAGAACATGTATTTAGTGACAACATTAGGTAAAATCATCTTTAACGAAATCTTACCTGAAACATTCCCTTATGTAAATGAACCTACAATGTCTAACTTAAGTGAAAAGACACCAGACATTTACTTTATTAAAAAGGGTGTGAATCCAAAGGATGCACTAAAGCATATTCCTACACCTGAGCCATTTAAGAAGAGATTCTTATCTATGGTTATTGCTCAAGTATTTAAATTATTCCACATTTCTGAAACATCAAGAATGTTAGATAAATTAAAAGACTTAGGATTTAAATATTCAACAGTTGCTGGTATTACAATTTCTTATGCAGACATCAACGTATACTCCAAGAAAAAAGAAATGGTTGAAGCAACCGAAGAAGAAATTAATGAAATTGAAGAATGGTTCGAAGATGGATTACTAACAGATTCAGAACGTCGTAAACTTGTTATTGATAAATGGACAAATGTTAAAAACGAAATTCAATCTGGTATTATGAAAGAATTCGATAAAGATAACAACATCTTTATGATGAGTGACTCTGGTGCCCGCGGTAACGTATCTAACTTTACACAGTTAGTCGGTATGAGAGGACTTATGAGTAACCCTAAAGGGGAAACGATTGAAGTTCCAGTTCAATCATCATTTAGAGAAGGTCTAACCGTATCTGAATTCTTTATCTCCACCCACGGTGCGAGAAAAGGTTCTACCGATACCGCGCTTAAGACCGCAGAATCTGGTTACTTAACACGTCGTTTAGTCGACGTATCACAAGACGTTATTATTGTTGAGGATGATTGTGGTTCAAGCCATGGTGTTTATGTAGAAGCAATTAAAGATGAGTCAGGTAAAGAAATCGTTCCATTATACGATAGAATTTATGGCCGCTTTGCTGCACATGACATTATCAGTCCAAAAACTGGTGAAGTATTTGTGAAACGTAATGAACTGATTACTGAAGAAATCGGTTTGGCAATCGTTAAATCAGGTATGCAAAAAGTTGAAATTAGAAGTATTATGACATGTACATCAAGTCATGGTATTTGTGCGAAAGACTACGGTATTAACTTAGCTACAAACCAATTTGTTGAAGTTGGTGAAGCTATTGGGGTTGTTGCTGCTCAATCTATTGGTGAGCCAGGTACACAGTTAACCATGCGTACATTCCATACAGGTGGGGTTGCTGCTGGTGCCGATATTACTCAAGGTTTACCACGTATTCAAGAGTTATTTGAAGCACGTAATCCAAAAGGTAAAGCAACGATTTCAGAAGTTGAAGGTAAAGTTAAAGATATCTCACGTCGTGGTGGTTCAATTAGCATTACAATTACTGATACCCAAGGCACTGAATACAAATACACGCTTGATCCAAACATTGAAGCTTTAGTTAAAAAAGGTCAAGATGTTGTTGCAGGTCAAAAACTATCTAGTGGATCTATTAATCCAAAAGAATTACTACGTGTAACAGATGTTAAAACAGCATCTAACTACATTTTAGAAGAAGTTCAAAAAGTTTACCGCGCTCAAGGGGTTGAAATTTCTGACAAGCACGTTGAAGTTATTATTCGTCAAATGTTACGTCGTATCATGGTAATTATTGAAGGTGATACCAACATCTTACCAGGTACAGAGGTATCTATTGATGAGTTTAAACGTGAAAATAAAGAAGTACTTAAAAACCGTGGTCGCTTAGCTGTTGGTCGCCCAATACTATTAGGTATTACTAGAGCATCTCTAAGAAGTGATTCCTTCTTATCTGCTGCATCCTTCCAAGAAACTACAAGAATCTTAACAGATGCTGCAATTAGAAGTAAGAAAGATGAATTACACGGACTAAAAGAAAACGTCATTATCGGTGGATTAATCCCAGCTGGTACAGGTATACTGCAAGAAAAATTCTTCCATTATGATCAACCAGAAGATAAAAAACCAATATATGATGATTTTGAATAA
- a CDS encoding GNAT family N-acetyltransferase: MMFKQEPGRFYINDESGKMIAEITYKYIGEYIAATHTFVDPVLRGQGIAQKLVDEVVRLSRSEGKKIDPVCPYVKNLFEKDMQYSDVYLKR, encoded by the coding sequence ATGATGTTCAAACAAGAACCCGGACGATTTTATATAAATGATGAATCGGGTAAAATGATTGCAGAAATTACTTATAAATATATTGGTGAATATATTGCAGCAACACATACATTTGTTGATCCTGTATTAAGGGGACAAGGTATTGCACAAAAGTTAGTCGATGAAGTTGTAAGACTTTCAAGAAGTGAAGGGAAGAAAATAGATCCTGTTTGTCCATATGTAAAAAATCTATTCGAAAAGGATATGCAGTATAGTGATGTGTATTTAAAACGTTAG
- a CDS encoding GGDEF domain-containing protein: MQTVNIALFVYSFILLISIYLSSGQVRYKLMSDRLFRSLIRVTLLLLMVDMIARFEGLDYWFYPVFSRVGNFVSYGISHFISSLWFLYIHNRIYTDTERTKNLYKYFFLINLVNWILLIITQFTGWYYYLDSSNIYHRGPLFFWTQLVNAVILLSSLVLLVLKRKRIEQNTMFAYILFSLIPAIGLTLQIILPGIAYIPNSVAAALIILYLFVQNNKVRYDHLTGIFNRRHMDYYLEDKLISAKRGKPFSAILFDLDDFKDINDTLGHSVGDIAIKKTAKILASASSKHEFLARYGGDEFLIITSKYEKQDIDEIVKRVYDGINQFNKINDKFKLSISHGYYVYHKDLNLSRDQFIDVVDRNMYDNKIKKKNSRV; the protein is encoded by the coding sequence ATGCAAACTGTAAATATAGCTTTATTTGTTTATTCATTTATCTTATTGATTTCTATATATTTATCAAGTGGACAAGTTAGGTATAAGTTAATGAGTGATAGGCTTTTTAGGTCACTCATTAGAGTAACCCTGCTTCTTTTAATGGTTGATATGATAGCTAGGTTTGAGGGATTAGACTATTGGTTCTATCCTGTTTTTAGTCGTGTAGGTAATTTTGTATCCTATGGTATAAGTCACTTTATATCATCATTATGGTTCTTATATATTCATAATAGAATTTATACAGATACTGAACGAACAAAAAACTTATACAAATACTTTTTCCTAATTAATTTGGTAAACTGGATTTTACTAATTATCACTCAGTTTACTGGATGGTATTATTATTTGGATAGTTCAAATATATATCACAGAGGACCATTATTTTTCTGGACACAATTAGTCAATGCTGTAATTTTACTTAGTTCACTTGTATTACTTGTATTAAAACGTAAACGTATTGAACAAAACACGATGTTTGCATATATTTTGTTTAGTTTAATTCCGGCGATTGGCTTAACTTTACAAATTATATTACCTGGAATTGCCTATATTCCAAATTCAGTGGCTGCTGCACTCATTATTCTATATTTATTCGTTCAAAACAATAAAGTAAGATATGATCACTTAACCGGCATATTTAATAGAAGGCACATGGATTATTATTTAGAAGATAAACTAATAAGTGCAAAGCGCGGTAAACCATTTTCAGCTATTTTATTTGATTTAGATGATTTTAAAGATATCAATGATACATTAGGTCACTCTGTTGGTGATATTGCGATTAAAAAGACTGCGAAAATACTTGCCAGTGCAAGTAGTAAACATGAATTTTTAGCACGTTATGGTGGAGATGAGTTTTTGATCATAACAAGTAAGTATGAAAAACAAGATATTGATGAAATAGTAAAAAGGGTCTATGATGGTATTAATCAGTTTAATAAAATCAATGATAAATTTAAACTAAGTATTAGTCATGGTTATTATGTATATCATAAGGATTTAAATTTAAGTCGAGATCAATTCATTGATGTTGTAGATAGAAATATGTATGATAATAAAATAAAAAAGAAAAATTCTAGAGTATGA
- a CDS encoding S24/S26 family peptidase, with protein MIQNTILNQLNEKGFVVSKIRGVSMWPFFNQKNTQVYIKSALNYNKNDCILFLRDDGSLIMHRILYLKKDFFLVCGDNQSQLEKVYCSQIKGKMTEYYINGHTRRPIGIKYHVYVRWIRITRPIRVIRDLLKHIIKKIINKK; from the coding sequence ATGATACAAAACACGATATTAAATCAATTAAATGAAAAAGGATTTGTAGTATCTAAAATAAGAGGGGTAAGTATGTGGCCCTTCTTTAATCAAAAAAATACGCAAGTCTATATTAAGAGTGCTCTTAACTACAATAAAAATGACTGTATTCTTTTTTTAAGAGATGATGGTAGTTTAATTATGCACCGTATTCTTTACTTAAAAAAAGACTTCTTCTTAGTGTGTGGGGATAACCAGTCACAATTAGAAAAAGTGTATTGTAGTCAAATAAAAGGTAAAATGACTGAGTATTATATTAATGGACATACCAGACGTCCAATAGGTATAAAATATCACGTGTATGTAAGATGGATAAGAATTACTAGGCCGATAAGAGTTATAAGAGATCTATTAAAGCATATCATAAAAAAAATAATCAACAAAAAATAA
- the adhE gene encoding bifunctional acetaldehyde-CoA/alcohol dehydrogenase, protein MEKDTLILNEVDLLVTSALEALDEYMEFTQEKIDEIVAKVSVEAIDAHGRLAKLAVEETKRGVFEDKATKNLFSVEYVINHMRHLKTVGIISENTVTGITEVADPVGVICAITPVTNPTSTTIFKSLIALKTRNPIVFAFHPNAQNSSKEAARIIKEAAIKSGAPKNCISWIEHPSLDNTNKLMNHPGIATILATGGNAMVKAAYSCGKPALGVGAGNVPAYIEKTANIKTAINDIVMSKSFDNGMVCASEQAAIIDKEIYKEALAEFKKLHTFLCNKEQKQMLETFMFPDGVKLNPYVVGKSAHHIAELAGFEVPLNTNILLVECKSVGKEEPLTREKLSPVLAILKSNDEVHGVALAKSMVELDGLGHSAVIHTQNDELKKTFGLALKAIRIIVNSPATFGGIGNVYNRFIPSLTLGCGSYGKNSVSDNVSAIHLLNIKRIGERKNNMQWFKVPSKIYFEKDSIEYLRQMRDVNKVVIITDRVMVDLGYVKKVTDQLSLRRNHVVYQLFTDVEADPSIETVHKGYELMKSFQPDTIIAIGGGSPMDAAKAMWLFYENPEVDFNDLKQKFMDIRKRAFRYPDLGRKSKLVCIPTTSGTGSEVTPFAVITDNKESKKYPLADYSLTPTVAIIDPALTLTQPKSVTADTGMDVLTHAVEAYVSVLANDYTDSLAIQAVKMVFKYLKRAFDNGLDFEAREKMHNASTMAGMAFGNAFLGISHSMAHKVGGRYHIPHGRINAILLPHVVLYNGTVPAKLSTWPKYTYYVADEKYMELARAIGLDPKSKEEGVKMFAKACHDLAVSLGINMSFASQKVEEKDFLEHSETLAYLAYEDQCSTANPRLPLVADMKVILENAYYGKLDI, encoded by the coding sequence ATGGAAAAAGACACACTTATCTTAAACGAGGTAGATCTTTTAGTCACGTCTGCTTTAGAAGCACTTGACGAATACATGGAGTTTACCCAAGAGAAGATTGATGAGATTGTAGCCAAAGTTTCTGTTGAAGCAATTGATGCACATGGCCGTTTAGCCAAGCTTGCTGTAGAGGAAACTAAACGAGGGGTATTTGAAGATAAAGCAACCAAGAATTTATTTTCAGTAGAATATGTCATCAATCATATGAGACACCTAAAAACTGTAGGGATTATCTCGGAAAATACAGTAACGGGTATTACAGAGGTAGCTGATCCTGTTGGGGTAATTTGCGCTATTACACCAGTAACGAATCCAACATCGACGACAATATTTAAGTCATTGATTGCACTTAAAACTAGAAATCCAATCGTCTTTGCGTTTCATCCAAATGCGCAAAATTCATCAAAGGAAGCGGCTAGAATTATTAAAGAAGCAGCGATTAAATCAGGTGCTCCAAAAAATTGTATTTCATGGATTGAACATCCAAGTTTAGATAATACAAATAAACTTATGAACCACCCGGGGATTGCAACTATTTTAGCAACTGGTGGTAATGCAATGGTTAAGGCAGCTTACTCATGTGGTAAACCAGCTCTTGGTGTCGGTGCAGGTAACGTACCAGCATACATTGAAAAAACTGCAAACATTAAAACCGCAATCAATGATATTGTTATGTCTAAGTCATTTGATAATGGTATGGTATGTGCATCTGAACAAGCAGCTATTATTGATAAAGAAATCTATAAAGAAGCTTTGGCGGAATTTAAAAAGTTACATACTTTTTTATGTAACAAAGAACAAAAACAAATGCTGGAAACATTTATGTTCCCAGATGGTGTCAAGCTTAATCCTTATGTTGTAGGTAAGAGTGCACATCACATTGCAGAACTTGCAGGTTTCGAAGTTCCTTTAAATACCAACATTTTACTAGTAGAATGTAAAAGTGTTGGTAAAGAAGAACCACTTACAAGAGAAAAACTCTCGCCAGTATTAGCAATTCTTAAATCAAATGATGAAGTACATGGTGTAGCACTTGCAAAAAGTATGGTAGAACTTGATGGTTTAGGACACTCTGCAGTGATTCACACACAAAATGATGAACTTAAAAAAACCTTTGGTTTAGCACTTAAAGCGATACGTATTATAGTGAATTCACCAGCGACTTTTGGTGGCATAGGTAATGTATATAACAGGTTTATACCATCACTTACCTTAGGGTGTGGTTCTTATGGTAAAAACTCTGTTTCTGATAATGTCAGTGCCATCCACTTACTTAATATCAAACGTATCGGTGAAAGGAAAAATAATATGCAATGGTTTAAGGTTCCATCTAAAATTTACTTTGAAAAAGATTCTATTGAATACTTAAGACAAATGAGAGATGTTAACAAGGTTGTCATCATCACAGATAGAGTGATGGTTGACTTAGGTTATGTTAAAAAAGTAACTGATCAACTAAGTTTAAGACGTAATCATGTTGTATATCAACTATTTACCGATGTTGAAGCTGATCCATCCATTGAAACAGTTCATAAAGGTTATGAACTGATGAAATCCTTCCAACCAGATACGATTATAGCTATTGGTGGTGGTTCACCAATGGATGCTGCAAAAGCTATGTGGTTATTCTATGAAAACCCTGAAGTAGATTTTAACGACTTAAAACAAAAATTCATGGATATTAGAAAACGTGCATTTAGATATCCTGATTTAGGTAGAAAATCTAAATTAGTATGTATTCCAACAACCTCAGGTACTGGTAGTGAAGTGACTCCGTTTGCAGTTATCACTGATAATAAAGAGTCTAAAAAATATCCATTAGCAGATTATTCATTAACACCAACTGTAGCTATTATTGACCCTGCACTTACACTTACTCAACCAAAATCTGTTACAGCAGATACTGGAATGGACGTGTTAACACATGCAGTAGAAGCTTACGTTTCAGTACTTGCTAATGACTATACAGACTCACTTGCAATTCAAGCAGTTAAAATGGTATTTAAATACTTAAAACGTGCATTTGATAATGGATTGGACTTTGAAGCAAGAGAAAAGATGCATAATGCATCTACCATGGCAGGTATGGCATTTGGTAATGCATTCTTGGGTATATCTCACTCTATGGCTCATAAAGTAGGTGGAAGATATCATATACCTCATGGTAGAATTAATGCAATCTTATTACCACATGTCGTTTTATATAATGGTACAGTTCCAGCTAAGTTATCTACTTGGCCAAAATACACATATTATGTAGCAGATGAAAAATACATGGAACTAGCTAGAGCAATCGGATTAGATCCTAAATCTAAAGAAGAAGGCGTTAAGATGTTTGCTAAGGCATGTCATGATTTAGCAGTATCATTAGGTATTAATATGA